One genomic segment of Ricinus communis isolate WT05 ecotype wild-type chromosome 5, ASM1957865v1, whole genome shotgun sequence includes these proteins:
- the LOC8277870 gene encoding exopolygalacturonase, which yields MKSKLNILTIFVLLSISLKIRAEKVFDVKNFGATPSQKNDISKALLDAWKAACSTPGASRILIPHAKYALRDVLLEGPCKGSMVLQIKGTLMAPSDPSEHHSQGWITFQHVDHLTISGGNLDGRGKIAWGKNTCRTNVNCKNLPMNLRFDFVTNTIIEDLTSRDSKNFHMNLIGCQNFTLQRIKIIAPGDSANTDGIHIGRSNGVNIIDSKIGTGDDCISIGDGSRNIKITGVRCGPGHGISIGSLGKYKNEEPVSGVYVKKCDLINTTNGIRIKSWPGLYSGTATDLHFEDISMNNVSNAILIDQMYCPWNHCNSKASSNVKISKVTFSNIKGTSSIPTIVKLLCSKGLPCEGVELNNINVVYKGPEGPAKSECTNVKPKIGIRTDALHGC from the exons ATGAAAtctaaattgaatattttaacAATCTTTGTATTGTTGTcaatttctttgaaaattAGAGCAGAAAAAGTTTTCGATGTGAAAAATTTTGGTGCTACACCTAGCCAAAAGAATGATATTAGTAAG GCTTTATTAGATGCTTGGAAAGCTGCTTGTTCCACACCAGGTGCAAGTAGAATTTTGATTCCACATGCTAAATATGCATTACGGGATGTACTTTTGGAAGGCCCTTGTAAGGGTTCAATGGTACTTCAAATTAAAGGAACCTTAATGGCTCCATCAGACCCTAGTGAGCACCATAGCCAGGGTTGGATTACTTTCCAACATGTCGATCATTTAACTATATCTGGAGGTAATTTGGATGGTCGAGGAAAAATTGCATGGGGGAAAAATACTTGTCGTACGAATGTAAATTGCAAGAATCTCCCAATG AATTTAAGGTTTGATTTTGTCACTAATACCATCATTGAAGATTTAACTTCCCGGGATAGTAAGAATTTTCACATGAATCTCATCGGATGCCAAAATTTTACACTCCAACGTATTAAGATTATAGCGCCTGGTGATAGTGCTAATACAGACGGAATTCACATTGGACGTTCTAATGGAGTAAACATTATTGATTCAAAGATTGGCACTGGTGATGATTGCATCTCTATTGGTGATGGCAGTCGGAATATCAAAATCACAGGAGTAAGATGTGGACCAGGTCACGGTATTAGCATTGGAAGCTTAGGAAAATACAAAAATGAAGAACCTGTTAGTGGAGTTTATGTTAAGAAATGCGACCTCATAAATACTACTAATGGCATAAGAATTAAATCTTGGCCAGGACTATACAGTGGCACTGCAACTGATTTGCACTTTGAAGATATTTCCATGAATAACGTGAGCAACGCTATCCTCATAGATCAAATGTACTGTCCTTGGAACCACTGCAATTCCAAG GCTTCATCAAATGTTAAGATCAGTAAGGTTACTTTCTCTAATATAAAGGGCACTTCTTCAATTCCTACCATCGTTAAACTTTTATGCAGCAAAGGCTTACCATGCGAGGGCGTGGAACTCAATAATATTAACGTCGTATATAAGGGCCCTGAAGGTCCTGCAAAATCTGAATGTACAAATGTCAAGCCTAAAATCGGGATACGAACAGATGCGCTTCATGGATGCTAA